From one Poseidonibacter antarcticus genomic stretch:
- a CDS encoding NUDIX hydrolase, producing the protein MKKENIKKLALNLPKRPGVLGRDRFFNSAVLIPLIKIKGEYFLLFQKRAAHIRQGGDICFPGGGFEKGIDKNFKQTALRETYEELGIKAKDIKIIGRLDTYVAPIGAIIEPFVAKIKKKVLKKMIVDKNEVEKTLLIPISFFKNTQATEYTLAHEIHPYKINDKGEKEIYFPADELGLPLMYKKPWGNKRHKVWVYKYEGETIWGITSVIINDLLEKY; encoded by the coding sequence ATGAAAAAAGAAAATATAAAAAAATTAGCACTTAATTTACCCAAAAGACCTGGAGTATTAGGACGAGATAGATTTTTTAATTCAGCTGTGTTAATACCACTTATTAAAATAAAAGGTGAGTATTTCTTACTTTTTCAAAAAAGAGCAGCGCATATTAGACAAGGTGGAGATATTTGTTTCCCAGGTGGTGGATTTGAAAAAGGAATTGATAAAAACTTTAAGCAAACAGCTCTTCGAGAAACCTATGAAGAGTTAGGAATAAAAGCAAAAGACATTAAAATAATTGGAAGACTTGATACTTATGTTGCACCAATTGGAGCAATTATTGAGCCTTTTGTTGCAAAAATAAAGAAAAAAGTATTAAAAAAAATGATTGTAGATAAAAATGAAGTAGAAAAAACTTTGTTAATTCCTATATCTTTTTTCAAAAATACACAAGCTACAGAATATACATTAGCCCATGAAATACATCCTTATAAAATAAATGATAAAGGTGAAAAAGAGATTTATTTTCCAGCAGATGAATTAGGTTTACCATTAATGTATAAAAAACCATGGGGAAATAAAAGGCATAAAGTTTGGGTTTACAAATATGAAGGTGAAACTATTTGGGGGATAACTTCTGTTATTATAAATGATCTGTTAGAAAAATATTAA
- a CDS encoding peptide-methionine (S)-S-oxide reductase, with product MIENVIKELTNKGFKVATSVYEMVPFYEAEDYHQNYYERHQKVPYCHSYRKIF from the coding sequence ATGATTGAAAATGTTATTAAAGAATTAACTAATAAAGGTTTTAAAGTAGCAACATCAGTATATGAGATGGTTCCATTTTATGAAGCTGAAGATTATCATCAAAATTACTATGAAAGACACCAAAAGGTGCCTTATTGTCATAGTTATAGAAAAATATTTTAA
- a CDS encoding ribonuclease HII: MLCGIDEAGRGPLSGPLVVAGVVIKKEVKGLNDSKKLSQKKREELFPLIIEACDYHIVFKSAKEIDEKGLSYCLKSSIEEIMKNVKADEYLMDGNTSFGISTLQHKIKADATVEQVSAASILAKVSRDRYMCEISPKYPNYDFDKHKGYGTKAHVEKIKEFGRCEEHRYTFRLKALGEEKIGTQKNLF, from the coding sequence ATGTTATGTGGTATTGATGAGGCAGGTCGGGGACCTTTATCTGGACCTTTAGTTGTTGCTGGAGTTGTCATAAAAAAAGAAGTTAAGGGATTAAATGACTCAAAAAAATTAAGCCAAAAGAAAAGAGAAGAGTTATTTCCTCTTATTATTGAAGCTTGTGATTATCATATAGTATTTAAAAGTGCCAAAGAAATTGATGAAAAAGGTTTAAGCTATTGTTTAAAGTCTTCTATTGAAGAAATTATGAAAAATGTAAAAGCAGATGAATATCTAATGGATGGAAATACTTCATTTGGCATAAGTACTTTACAACATAAAATAAAAGCTGATGCAACAGTTGAACAAGTAAGTGCTGCTTCAATTCTTGCAAAAGTTAGTCGAGATAGATATATGTGTGAAATCTCTCCCAAATATCCAAACTATGATTTTGACAAACATAAAGGCTATGGAACAAAAGCCCATGTTGAAAAAATCAAAGAGTTTGGAAGGTGTGAAGAACACCGATATACTTTTAGGCTCAAAGCCTTAGGTGAAGAAAAAATTGGTACTCAAAAGAACTTATTTTAA
- a CDS encoding methionine-R-sulfoxide reductase, whose product MSFNKLTEEEIRVIENKGTEMPFTGKFNDFKEEGTFICKKCNTPLYRSDSKFSSGCGWPSFDDNLENAVKRVPDKDGRRVEIVCSNCGGHLGHVFEGEGFTAKNTRHCVNSVSLDFQK is encoded by the coding sequence ATGAGTTTTAATAAATTAACAGAAGAAGAAATAAGAGTAATAGAAAACAAAGGTACAGAAATGCCTTTTACTGGAAAGTTCAACGATTTTAAAGAAGAAGGAACATTTATATGTAAAAAATGTAATACACCTTTATACAGATCAGACAGTAAATTTTCTTCAGGATGTGGATGGCCAAGTTTTGATGATAACTTAGAAAATGCAGTAAAAAGAGTACCAGATAAAGATGGAAGAAGAGTAGAAATAGTTTGTAGTAACTGTGGTGGACACCTAGGTCATGTATTTGAAGGTGAGGGCTTTACAGCTAAAAATACAAGACACTGTGTAAATTCTGTATCACTTGATTTTCAAAAGTAG
- a CDS encoding HvfX family Cu-binding RiPP maturation protein has product MINKINNISEKILQNFQSIFLLLARLVIAYGFFEPALNKWKSIEDTAAWYGTLGIPFPLLNVYISATVETLGVVLLALGLLTRVISLPLIGTMVVAILTVHIGNGFSSGDNGFEIPLYFLLFLGIFASFGAGKFSLDNFFSKK; this is encoded by the coding sequence ATGATTAACAAAATCAATAATATTTCAGAAAAAATTCTACAAAACTTTCAAAGTATATTCTTATTACTTGCAAGACTTGTAATAGCTTATGGTTTTTTTGAACCTGCATTAAATAAATGGAAAAGTATAGAAGATACTGCTGCGTGGTATGGAACTTTAGGTATTCCTTTTCCTTTATTAAATGTTTATATTTCAGCTACTGTTGAAACACTTGGAGTTGTTTTATTAGCACTTGGTCTATTAACAAGAGTTATTTCTCTACCATTAATTGGAACAATGGTTGTTGCAATTTTAACTGTACATATTGGTAATGGATTTAGTTCAGGTGATAATGGTTTTGAAATACCATTATATTTCTTATTATTCTTAGGAATCTTTGCTTCATTTGGAGCTGGTAAATTCTCACTAGATAACTTTTTTTCTAAAAAGTAA
- a CDS encoding diacylglycerol kinase produces MRNQPKYNFFKNTTYALKGLKDLLKTESSFKIELLIVILLIPIIIFIDTTITNKLIMFITLMLMPLMEALNSAIERVVDLVTLKHHDMAGRAKDAGSTAVFFSIVIFVVSWSTILFNL; encoded by the coding sequence GTGAGAAATCAACCTAAATACAACTTTTTTAAAAATACAACATATGCACTAAAAGGATTAAAAGATTTACTGAAAACTGAGAGTTCATTTAAAATTGAATTACTTATAGTTATTTTATTAATTCCTATAATCATCTTTATTGATACAACAATAACAAACAAACTAATAATGTTTATTACTCTTATGCTTATGCCACTTATGGAAGCTTTAAACAGTGCAATTGAAAGAGTTGTAGATTTAGTAACGCTAAAACACCATGATATGGCAGGACGTGCTAAAGATGCAGGAAGTACCGCTGTATTTTTTAGTATTGTAATATTTGTTGTTTCTTGGAGTACTATTTTATTTAATCTATGA
- a CDS encoding phosphatase PAP2 family protein has translation MTQKSINFQIIITAILLIVVISLFELTNLDIFIQNYFYNFDTSKWILDKNEPILKFLLYDGLKKALILFAVSILFMLIFLRKNKTIEKYKKGLIIVLLSAIIVPITIGSLKAVSNTPCPKNIEFFGGNYPNIKVFDSYPSNFVQEKKAKCWPAGHASGGFALLSLFFLFKKRKNKILIVSFSFVLAWSMGLYKMLIGDHFLSHTIITMLIAWIEILIIAKIIYKYKGNKSEKST, from the coding sequence ATGACTCAAAAATCGATTAATTTTCAGATTATAATCACCGCTATTTTATTAATAGTGGTGATTTCACTTTTTGAGTTAACAAATCTCGATATATTTATTCAAAACTATTTTTATAATTTTGATACTTCAAAATGGATACTAGATAAAAATGAACCTATATTAAAGTTTTTACTTTATGATGGATTAAAAAAAGCATTAATATTATTTGCTGTTTCAATTCTTTTTATGCTTATTTTCTTAAGAAAAAATAAAACAATTGAAAAATATAAAAAAGGCTTAATTATTGTTTTATTATCTGCTATTATTGTTCCTATTACAATTGGTTCATTAAAAGCTGTTTCAAATACTCCATGTCCTAAAAACATTGAATTTTTTGGAGGAAATTATCCAAATATCAAAGTTTTTGATTCATATCCTTCAAATTTTGTACAAGAGAAAAAAGCAAAGTGCTGGCCTGCTGGTCATGCTTCTGGTGGTTTTGCATTGTTATCTTTATTTTTCTTATTTAAAAAGAGAAAGAATAAAATTTTAATTGTTTCATTTTCTTTTGTTTTAGCTTGGAGTATGGGATTATATAAAATGCTAATTGGTGATCATTTTTTAAGTCATACAATTATTACTATGCTTATTGCGTGGATTGAAATTTTAATTATTGCTAAAATCATATATAAATATAAAGGAAACAAAAGTGAGAAATCAACCTAA
- a CDS encoding fumarylacetoacetate hydrolase family protein, producing the protein MNKILIDNKEIYPSKVFCIGRNYTEHIAELNNETPDEMVFFIKPNSAISNTLVFPKGNESCHYEAEISFVLEKNQIVAVSFGLDLTLREIQTKLKTKGLPWERAKAFDGAAVFSEFKAFNGDINKLSIQLFINGELKQDGNVSMMINKPSEIIKEANTFLSFEDGDIIMSGTPKGVGKFEIGDKFLGKILYEDKVLIQKEFIVS; encoded by the coding sequence ATGAATAAAATATTAATAGATAATAAAGAGATATATCCTTCAAAAGTTTTTTGTATCGGTCGAAACTATACAGAACATATAGCCGAACTAAACAATGAAACACCAGATGAAATGGTTTTTTTTATAAAACCAAATTCAGCAATCTCAAATACTTTAGTTTTTCCAAAAGGAAATGAATCTTGTCATTATGAAGCAGAAATTTCTTTTGTACTAGAAAAAAATCAAATAGTAGCAGTTAGTTTTGGTTTAGATTTAACATTAAGAGAAATTCAAACGAAACTAAAAACAAAAGGTCTACCATGGGAGAGAGCAAAAGCTTTTGATGGAGCAGCTGTTTTTTCAGAGTTTAAAGCTTTTAATGGTGATATTAATAAACTATCAATACAATTATTTATAAATGGTGAGTTAAAACAAGATGGAAATGTTTCAATGATGATAAATAAACCTTCTGAAATAATAAAAGAAGCTAATACTTTTTTAAGTTTTGAAGATGGTGATATTATAATGTCAGGAACTCCAAAAGGTGTTGGAAAATTTGAAATAGGGGATAAATTCCTAGGGAAAATTTTGTATGAAGATAAAGTATTAATTCAAAAAGAATTTATAGTTTCATAA
- a CDS encoding MTH1187 family thiamine-binding protein, whose protein sequence is MSVLLNMAMFPLDNSENKSKSKEVSEIIQIIRDSGFKYQLTSMATNIETNTLRQALDLIEKCYNKLEEIGCKRVYSTLTFDIRKDCDNRIEGKVKSVEEHIGKVSK, encoded by the coding sequence ATGAGTGTATTATTAAATATGGCAATGTTTCCATTAGATAATAGTGAAAACAAAAGTAAAAGCAAAGAAGTATCAGAGATTATACAAATTATAAGAGACAGTGGTTTTAAATATCAATTAACATCAATGGCTACGAATATCGAAACAAATACATTACGTCAAGCTTTAGATTTGATTGAGAAGTGTTATAACAAACTAGAAGAAATAGGTTGCAAAAGAGTTTATTCTACATTAACTTTTGATATTAGAAAAGATTGTGATAATAGAATTGAAGGCAAAGTCAAATCAGTTGAAGAACATATTGGGAAAGTATCAAAGTAA
- a CDS encoding phosphoethanolamine transferase has protein sequence MKISQLKLILTTSLLLTLFFNFSFFKNLLGNYGFENMNAIYILSIAIVLYALLVFLFTLFSSKYTTKAILILILIVSSVCAYFMDTYHLVIDVEMIRNTLQTNLSESSDLFSLKLLAYIIFLGLIPSFLIYKMKISYKPFKKELFSKVKTLILSLLVIILVILSFSKFYASFFREHKPLRYTVNPIYWMYSVGKYISKTASSGPIIMKEIGKDSKVIEEQDHKKELIIMVVGETARADRFSLNGYEKETNPLLKKEEIINFSNMSSCGTSTAVSVPCMFSVFDIDDYDYKKGVSTNNIVDVLKNTKDINILWRDNNSSSKGVALRVDYEDYKTPKTNTICENGECRDEGMIVGLDEYIKKHKNEDILIILHQMGNHGPAYYKRYPKEFEKFTPVCKTNQLEDCTKEEVSNAYDNAILYTDYFLSKVINFLKPYSNTHETAMLYMSDHGESLGENGLYLHGMPYFMAPEEQTHIPAILWLGDGDMRNDYDINKLKSISNKKFSHDNLFHTLLGLFEVNSEVYKKDMDILYDSKID, from the coding sequence ATGAAAATCTCTCAGTTAAAACTAATTTTAACTACATCACTTTTACTTACACTTTTTTTCAATTTCTCTTTTTTTAAAAATCTATTAGGCAATTATGGCTTTGAAAATATGAATGCTATTTATATACTTTCAATTGCTATTGTTTTATATGCTTTATTGGTATTTTTATTTACTCTTTTTTCTTCAAAATATACAACAAAAGCTATTTTGATTTTAATACTTATTGTTTCATCTGTTTGTGCTTATTTTATGGATACGTATCATTTGGTCATTGATGTTGAAATGATTAGAAATACTCTTCAAACAAATTTATCAGAATCCTCTGATTTATTTAGTTTAAAATTATTGGCTTATATTATATTTTTAGGATTAATACCTTCTTTTTTAATATATAAAATGAAGATTTCATACAAACCTTTTAAAAAAGAGTTATTTTCTAAAGTAAAAACACTTATTCTTTCTTTACTTGTTATTATCTTAGTTATATTATCTTTTAGTAAATTTTATGCATCATTTTTTAGAGAGCATAAACCATTAAGATATACAGTAAATCCTATTTATTGGATGTATAGTGTAGGAAAATATATAAGTAAAACGGCTAGTTCTGGTCCTATTATTATGAAAGAAATAGGAAAAGATTCAAAGGTAATAGAAGAACAAGATCATAAAAAAGAGTTAATTATTATGGTTGTAGGTGAAACTGCAAGAGCGGATAGATTTTCTTTAAATGGATATGAAAAAGAAACTAATCCATTATTAAAAAAAGAAGAAATAATAAATTTCTCCAATATGTCTTCATGTGGTACTTCAACAGCTGTTTCTGTTCCTTGTATGTTTTCAGTATTTGATATTGATGATTATGATTATAAAAAAGGTGTTTCTACAAATAATATTGTTGATGTATTAAAAAATACAAAAGATATAAATATTTTATGGAGAGATAATAACTCATCTTCAAAAGGTGTTGCACTTAGAGTTGATTATGAAGATTATAAAACACCTAAAACAAATACAATCTGTGAAAATGGAGAATGTAGAGATGAAGGAATGATTGTAGGGCTTGATGAATATATTAAAAAACATAAAAATGAAGACATATTAATCATCTTACACCAAATGGGAAATCATGGACCTGCTTATTATAAAAGATATCCAAAAGAGTTTGAAAAATTTACTCCCGTTTGTAAAACAAATCAACTAGAAGATTGTACAAAAGAAGAAGTTAGTAATGCTTATGATAATGCGATTTTGTATACTGATTATTTTTTATCAAAAGTTATTAACTTTTTAAAACCATATTCTAATACTCATGAAACTGCTATGCTTTATATGAGTGATCACGGTGAAAGCCTAGGTGAAAATGGACTATATTTACATGGAATGCCTTATTTTATGGCTCCTGAAGAACAAACACATATTCCAGCTATTTTATGGTTGGGTGATGGTGATATGAGAAATGATTATGATATAAATAAATTAAAATCTATTTCAAATAAAAAGTTTTCACATGATAACCTTTTTCATACCTTACTTGGTTTATTTGAAGTAAATAGTGAAGTTTACAAAAAAGATATGGATATTCTTTATGACTCAAAAATCGATTAA